The Ziziphus jujuba cultivar Dongzao chromosome 12, ASM3175591v1 sequence tttttttttgctgtatataataattgaaatgTTAATTTCCAAAACCCATTTTGTTGCAGAAATTGGAACATGTCATTCAGAATCCATTGGAGTATTTCCACGTAAAGAAAGCAAGTTTGGCAATTCATGTTGGAACAGTTTTGGCAACTGTAAGAAggcagtgttttttttttttttaatcagtctATCATTTTTAGAATTCTGGTAATGTGTTTTTGTGGGTGATGAAGTTTAAAGGGAATTGTTATTTGTCAGGTTGAGCAGCCTGCATTTGCTGTTACCGGGGTTAATTATGAGGCAGATTTGACATGGGTTTTGATACAATTAGGAATTGTTGCTTTCTTTTACTTCCTAGTTGTGCCTGTAAGTtgatttttattctcatttttttttttttttttttttttttttttttttttttttttttggggagaaatTTCTGAACTCATGATTGTGAAATTTGATCAAGCATACTGTGTTCACCTTGTAGCCAATTGTCATGAACTGGCTGCGAATAAGATGGTACAAGAGGAATCTGTTGGAGATGTATTTTCAATTCATGTTTGTCTTCCTATTCTTTCCAGGGTTAGTGCCATTTCTTTCTTGGGTTTCTTATAAATTCctacaatatttttgttttttgctaatTTATTAGAATTGAATCGATTAGTATAGTGTATTATCATAAATCAATTACATTAAAGTTTGaacttttagttttaaaattagaaattgaaaatatacTTTGAGAAATTTCAATTTAGTAGTTTTGTAGGGTAAATGTGAAAatcattgaattatttttttgtgtccCTTTTGTGCAGTGTATTGCTTTGGGCACCATTTCTGAACTTCAGGAAATTCCCACGTGATCCATCCATGAAGTATCCTTGGTCTAAGCCAGAAGATCCTTCACagattaaaaatgcatttttgaaGTTCCCATTTGCCAAACCTGAAGATTATTCATGAAAagctgaaaaataaataaataaataaataatacaaggCTTCCTACTCCAAGTGCCTCCAAAGAAATGCAAATTTTGCCTTTCCCACAGTGGTTCTGCTGGTATATATTAAGTACTATTTTAGCATTTAGTGCATGTAAATGACAAAAGAATTCAATCAATTATCAccgtataattttttatttttttatttgtaattattatcTCGAAGCCAAAaaggagggaaaaaagaaaaaaaaaattatatacaccATCTTTGTATCGCGGCTGAAACTACGTGAGTGATGAATTTATTACctgttctatatttttattgatttttttattttttattttgcgaAGTTATTCTCATTAATTTAGAGAtccagacccaaaaaaaaaaaagaagggcggaaatagaaaataaccattggaaaaaaaaaaaaaaaaagggtttaccTAGTTCTTATTGAAGTTTCCAATAACAACTGAATCAATAGGCTTCCAAAGTACCaaaaaccatattatatataaatattatttatttaaataccaattttattataatggGCTAATCCGCTTATTTTATGGAAGCGTTTTACATCTCACCACAACcgatgaaatttaaaaaaggtTCTGTAGGCAGATGTAAACACCCTCTCTCTAGGGCACATGAGGTGTGAACATTAAATGTACTGCAGCTTCTCTCATGGCGAAATGCATGATTTCTACAAATACAGCATGCCAACCTACCATGGCAAAActaactatatatttaaatacctAGTCAAACCAAAAGGCccaaaataatgcaaaaagacaaaaacgaaaaaaaaaatgttaattaattaaacaaaaaataaaataacaccaATTATCATAACATTCCTTTTGGATTTAAATACTAATCCCACAACTACAATTGTATCGATCTCTTTTATGTTTTACCGGGTAGTGTAGATGTGAAGGTGAATAACTTAAGGGACTTCGAAAAGAGATCAAAAAGTAcagaaacaattaaaaaattttaaaaaaaagtcctAAACGGCTCGAAACGTAATGAAAACCTTCAAGCTGGATTAAGCACTAAAAtttaaggggggggggggggggggggggaaggtaTAAAACAACTTCTCGTTCTCTCTGCCAAACCTTATTAGAGGGGGCAAAATAGGTTCTAACTCTGCCCCTGCTAGAAACTGCAAGAGAAACAAACCGATACCTTGCAACGCTCACTGGTGTCTCTCCtaatatatatggttaaaaTCACTGCTTCAAAATGACTTCAGAGTACTGAACGCCACAGACAGTTTCTTAAAATCCCAAGACTCCATGTTTGGCGACAAGACAGCAGCACCAACACCCAGAGCAACGATAACAAAAGCCATGCTTTTCAAGCACCCATTTCCACGCGATACCTTTCCCAATAGCCCTTTGCAATACTTGTCTGCATCCTTGAGGAGTGCTTGTTGAGCAGCAGCAGCAGAATCAGCCCCACCAGCTAATGCCCTCTCATTCTACAGAGGCAAGAGTTCCATTCAATAGAATATAAAATTCACCAAAGCACTTAAATCAAATGAAGTTTTCAAGATAAATAGATATATCATCGGGTTCGATTAGATTATTAAGACAAATGATTCTGTCATAGGTTGCATATGTAGGATATAGGCCAATAGTTTGATGGTACTTTATATTTATCATATCTCAGGAGCGACAGTATGTAGAGAATATCAAAACAAAAGAGAGGGGTACCTTGTGCCTAAAACTCTTCAATGTTTCCCTCAAGGGATCAACAGGGGTCAGTTTTCCTGATAGGTCTTTCCATTGCTCAGTAAGCTTCTTCAGAACAGATACACTTGCTTCTAGGTTGTTCTGATAAATCTTGTCCTGCTCACATTTTGACATAGGAACAAATGAGGAATAAGCACAGGCTATAATATCACATGGTGTTACCATATAGACAAAATGACACAAGAAAATGTTGAAGAAATGCGACGTGCAGGCATTATAGTAGCTCACCCACTGCTTGTAACAATCAGCATTTTGGGTCAAGcaccaaataaaaatttcagaTGCTTCATTGGCTAACTCAGGAATGCCTGTAAGAAACAGCTACATAATCAAGCtccaaatttaaaacatataattttcctGATTCACAGACaagaaaatacaatattaaatgAAAGAGAACTGAAGGTGGCATACTTTCACCAGCTGCTTTAATAGCAAAACTTAGTATCTGCTGTGAAACTTGTTTCATTGCTTTGCTTCCTAGGGAGCCAGCCAGAGCCACCTCTTTTAGGGTGGGATATACGACCTCAAACCTCTCTGTAGCCTATATGAAGCAACATATTTttataagaaagaaaataaataaatatgtcatACTTTTATAAACATATACTGCAAATGCACCTTTACTCTGGCTGAAGATGCGGGGAAGGTGGCTCGAACTAGTGTCTCAAATGCAGGTGGTGGCACCAAACGCTCCCCCTTCCTGACAGCACCATTTACCAAAATGGTGCGCGCTTTTGGGGCTGACAAAATCCTGCAACCAAATAAGAAGCGTTTCATACAGTTTGAAGAGTTCAACGCATCAATAcatatgtgaatataaattaACTGGCTATGCTTTATTACCTCTCAACTAGCTGTAAAACCAGATCTCTGGACTGAGGATTGCTACCTTTACCACTGACCAAAGGCAAGAGATTGCGTGACCATGCATACAATCCTACAGCCAAATCTCCCTGAGAGGCCTAcagaaaaaaagtttataactgagttaaaaaaagtataatgaGGGGGACGAAACGAAACGTAACTTGTGTCTATCTTTGTCCTGAATAAGGGTCCCCTAATAGCTTTGATAATATCTTGTTAATCACTCACCTGAACTACCATCCACACAATAACTGGAAGCTTATCTTGTCCTTGATACTTTGAATCTTCTCTCAATGTTGGCACTAAATGAGCTAAGACATCAGGTTTTCTTCGCAACACCATTGCTATTACAACAAACATTGCAACCTGTATTCCCAGAAAAGTCAATTTAACATCAGACTAGAACAGTTCTAGCATCTACTAAGCAAATCAAGGTTACAGGAAAGTTTTaaacaaacattaaaaaataaaaactgcagAAAAGTTCAACAGCCAAGCCTCGTTAGAAGAAAACAAGGATTTCAAAACATGGCAGTCGACTTTAGCATTCTGAATCCAGAATACAACGCAGTAAAAATCTCGTATATATGCTACATGGATAAAGAGACCACATAAAAAACCCAAATTACATAAGGCTATGTAGTGAACTAGAAagtaaaaatcatattttgatataATGGATTTTAACATAACAAGGGAATAGAAGGTAACTAACTCCTGATTtgtagaagaaaaaggaaaacataCATACTAAAATTGATTACTCTATGAAGCAAAAAACAGAAGCAATCcatcaaataacaattttttcttaCTTTAAGATTTGACatgtttgaatattttccaaaatcttACATTGAATTTGTTaatgattgaattttttttttttctcctttttagtCAAGagtattttgtattaaaataatGCACAAACAACCTTAAAATGGACAGACAATGTGAAAGTGTTTAATCTGATTCTTTTCAAAGAAAAGCATGTTGCATTTCATAATTACCTGAGATTTTGATGACACATGTTGTACACCCTTTTTAGAGCCTTTGGCACTAGCTTGCTGGCTTGAAAGGTCAGTGAGTATGCTTTCTAAACACCATAATACAAAAGATACAAGTGCCTCAAGGGAGTGCCGGTTGACCCAGTCAACTGCAGTCTTATAAACAGCATCAGATATATGGGACAGAGGGATCTGTGGAAAGAATACACACTGGTTAGGTtaccaaaattacaaagaaTATAATCATAACCAAGGACCCATAGTCATCATGagcaatatattatatatgtagatCGAATAAACACCAAATTGGCACCAGCCATTCAAAGATAGACAAGACAGGAATAGAAGTATCAAAAAACGAATCATCTAAGAGTAACAATATCAGAATGCCACATTCCTGCCCCTGTGCAATATGCGGAGATGGAATAAGCACCAAATTTGCACTGTACATTCAAAGATAGACAAGACAGGAATATAAGTATCAAAAAATGAACCATCTAGGAGTAACAATAGCAGAATGCCACATCCCTGCCCGGAATAACTGTTCCAAAACAATGTACTTTTAATATATGCACCTACACTCTTGCTTACCCATGCAACATCAGGGCATAGCATTCTAAGCCATGCATGCCTACCTCAAAAGTCACAAAAGGAATTTCTGTATTGAATCACTTtctattaaagaaattttattggAATGAAGGCTTATCATAAGGATTACGATacccaaaacaatgtcaagGAACTTCGAAGCACAAATACCATACCAAATTAAGATTGAACCAGAGAAAAGCCCACCCAgctccaaaaacaaaaaattggtaGCAGTAGTTCTTTACTTTCAAAGTATCAAAATTCATATCTATGATAGGCTTTAATGACGAAATGAAAAACGGAATTAAAGCAATGAAAACCGATAAGCAAATGATGATAATGTAAACTCTCATTTCTATCGTATAAAAGTGAATTTCAGGGATATTCAGAAAGACAGCAAAAATTCTAATTCACATATcgtaaagttttaaatttttttgggcaAGTCAAAAACATTGTGCTTGACTTATTTGATAAATCCAAAGTTATCGTTTCGTTTTcagttgaaaaaagaaaaaataaataaaaatccattctgtaattatcaaattcaaaaataaataaataaaaaaatctccaaCTCACATCCGCAATCTTGGCCACTGATGACTCCCTAAACATCTTCACCCAAGGAAACTGAGCAGCGCTCACCGCCGAGAATGCTCGGCCGAAATAATCGGCGAACCGCATCAGCTGTATATCTTGTTGCGATTCGTACGATGTCTatccataacaaattttaaaaaataataataataattaataaaataaaaaaaaatgaaaagagaaaatgaaattgaattcCTCTGGAAAAAATTAACAGATCAAAGCAGATTAAGAAGCAAAATTGCAGTTTAACTGACCGATATATCAACGAGAAAGGCCGAGAGATCGTTCGCATCGATCTTCGCCGCCGCCTCAGCCACCGTAACCTTAGGTTTCTTCGGCTTCTTCTGTTTCACCTTCTTCTCCTCCTCGACCTTCCCATTCTCTACAACGGCTTCCGTCTCGCTATCCTCGTCGTCATCATAATCCGACCGGTGCTTCGATCTGACCGCAGCACTAACAGCGGAAGCGACGTCATTGGCGGCGGCGGTCCTCTGAGCTTCGAGAATTCTCCGGCGTCGGTCCTCAGATTGCTGTTCCAGCGATCGGAAAACGTTATCTGCGCCGTCGACGGCACCATTTCCGACAAGTTTATTGCGATTCGAAACGGAATCTGATGAAGTCGCAGAGGGTTTGATTTTCCTCTGACGCTTTGCATACGTCACCTTCTGCCATCCATGGTCACCACCACCACTGCTTCCGTTACTGTTCCCGTGAGCGATTGTGggattgttgttgttgttgttttcttgCTCCTCGTTGGTGTTCGATTCGAAAGCTACATGCTTTTCCTCCAtaattttgcttcttttttttttatttttttttaagctcaataaaaattttctctcaCTTTCTACGGAGAGAAAATAAAAGGCGATAGGTGAaagaaaatggggaaaaaaaacaaaaccgaaaCGAGGAAAAAGGGTATGGAAAATCAACACGATGTCTCGGGAATGAAATTTATGGCGTTGACTTAATCAATTTGACCTCCGGTTTTGATCGTTATTACGAAACTGCCATCAGATGAACTCTTGTAGGTCCCACTATGGATATACGGTATGATCGTTAACCATCAGTTGGGACCACATCGTACAGGAGCCGATCTCTGTATGGAAATTGAGACAGCGGACAGgcgataaaaacaaaacaaaatagcaattagcaaaatgtttcttttctctttttcttttaaacggACGGTGAGGAAAAATTGGAGGTGTATAAGGATGGCACTGCGTGTGTATAAAGTGACAAGATTGGTTGGTGGGTGAGTTTGGTGGTTGGGAAAATGGTAGGCCGAATTTGAAGAAAAGCTTTTATaaggacaaaaaaataattcgCATGTGAGAAGTTGCCACACACTCGCAATTCCCGAATCATTTTTTATTCTGTCGCAGAATTAAATTCCATTTGCCACGTCAGATTCGGAATccaattgtaaaatttttactttGCTTCCATTTATAAAAgcatttccttttatttatttatttattttttttatttttaacgttCTATTTATTAATAGTAACTATTTATCGTTCATTTTCCAAGCgtgaaaaaattgtatttatttatgtatttttttaataatttatctagattataatttatttaaattttttttttataattcgaACTCGTATAttcataatacaaataaaaatatttaattattaaagctAATCTTTTTTGTCGTATTTATTTAtgtgttattttaaaatttttctcaacaatattaaaaataataaaatgtttattGAATGATTGTATAGTAATtcctatttggtttttttttattattattcaattatctatataaaattatttatttatatttaaattatataaacatattaagtaataataatatattaataatgcaTTGACAAGTGTACAATTTGATATGCTTTATTATTAGAACTtaacaaggttttttttttcaaatatatgtattaattatgtagATAATTCTAAACTAGGCATATAAGAATGAATTACATccttccaataaaaaaaaaacattcaatGGCAAAATTTACAGGCATTTTGATGTAAcaaaaaaacttcaatttttttcttttttatggatatgtttggataattaaaattaataaaaaaaaaagtttggataattaaataacatatttatCATCAGTATTATTTTGTCTCTGCAAAGCCTCGGTCAAAACACTAAATGGAACCTCTATGTTCATATTAAATGT is a genomic window containing:
- the LOC107429292 gene encoding uncharacterized protein LOC107429292 — translated: MEEKHVAFESNTNEEQENNNNNNPTIAHGNSNGSSGGGDHGWQKVTYAKRQRKIKPSATSSDSVSNRNKLVGNGAVDGADNVFRSLEQQSEDRRRRILEAQRTAAANDVASAVSAAVRSKHRSDYDDDEDSETEAVVENGKVEEEKKVKQKKPKKPKVTVAEAAAKIDANDLSAFLVDISTSYESQQDIQLMRFADYFGRAFSAVSAAQFPWVKMFRESSVAKIADIPLSHISDAVYKTAVDWVNRHSLEALVSFVLWCLESILTDLSSQQASAKGSKKGVQHVSSKSQVAMFVVIAMVLRRKPDVLAHLVPTLREDSKYQGQDKLPVIVWMVVQASQGDLAVGLYAWSRNLLPLVSGKGSNPQSRDLVLQLVERILSAPKARTILVNGAVRKGERLVPPPAFETLVRATFPASSARVKATERFEVVYPTLKEVALAGSLGSKAMKQVSQQILSFAIKAAGESIPELANEASEIFIWCLTQNADCYKQWDKIYQNNLEASVSVLKKLTEQWKDLSGKLTPVDPLRETLKSFRHKNERALAGGADSAAAAQQALLKDADKYCKGLLGKVSRGNGCLKSMAFVIVALGVGAAVLSPNMESWDFKKLSVAFSTLKSF
- the LOC107429293 gene encoding NAD(P)H-quinone oxidoreductase subunit L, chloroplastic, with the protein product MSCSISFQIPKALPSLSRPIQRASLFITSKHRDCNITNHSKKKLEHVIQNPLEYFHVKKASLAIHVGTVLATVEQPAFAVTGVNYEADLTWVLIQLGIVAFFYFLVVPPIVMNWLRIRWYKRNLLEMYFQFMFVFLFFPGVLLWAPFLNFRKFPRDPSMKYPWSKPEDPSQIKNAFLKFPFAKPEDYS